A single region of the Amphiura filiformis chromosome 7, Afil_fr2py, whole genome shotgun sequence genome encodes:
- the LOC140157185 gene encoding uncharacterized protein codes for MAMKYLKPFSCAFCRLNHYSLDKLKTHVNRHLIKYVQACKHKNLSRNRELGRHLNNHRKLCYHFRIHTKEKPFQCEYCQKCFTRRSHLVQHIKSHTGEKPYQCEHCQKCFTFNRSLVQHIRTHTKEKPFQCEHCQKCFTLKSYLVQHIRSHTGEKPFQCEYCQKCFTRKSNLVQHIKSHTGEKPFQCEYCQKCFTQKSNLVQHIKSHTGDKPFQCEHCQKCFTENSYLVRHIKSHTGEKPFQCEHCQKCFTLKSGLVKHIKYHTGEKPFQCEHCQKCFTQNSYLVRHIKSHTGEKPFQCEHCQKCFTLKSYLVRHIRSHTGEKPFQCEHCQKCFTQNSDLVRHIKCHTGEKPFQCEHCQKCFTFKSNLVRHIRSHTGEKPFQCEHCQKCFTQNSYLVRHIKSHTGEKPFECEHCQKCFTLKSGLVRHIRSHTGEKPFQCEHCQKCFTLKSGLVRHIRSHGRESLSV; via the coding sequence ATGGCAATGAAATATTTGAAACCATTTTCTTGTGCATTTTGCAGACTCAATCATTATTCTTTGGACAAATTGAAAACCCACGTTAACAGACACCTGATTAAATATGTGCAGGCTTGTAAACACAAAAACTTATCTAGAAATAGAGAACTGGGACGACATTTGAATAACCATAGGAAGCTATGTTATCatttcagaattcacaccaaagagaaaccctttcagtgcgagtactgtcagaaatgtttcacTCGCAGAAGTCACCTTGTGCAACACATCAAATCTCACACGggagagaaaccctatcagtgtgagcactgtcagaaatgttttactttcAATCGTAGCCTTGtgcaacacatcagaactcacaccaaagagaaaccctttcagtgtgagcactgtcagaaatgttttactctCAAGAGTTACCTTGTGCAACACATCAGATCCCACACgggagagaaaccctttcagtgtgagtactgtcagaaatgttttactcgGAAGAGTAACCTTGTGCAACATATCAAATCTCACACgggagagaaaccctttcagtgtgagtactgtcagaaatgttttactcaGAAGAGTAACCTTGTGCAACACATCAAATCTCACACGGGAGACAAACCTTTTCAGTGTGAGcactgccagaaatgttttactgaAAATAGTTACCTTGTGCGCCACATCAAATCTCACACgggagagaaaccctttcagtgtgagcactgtcagaaatgttttactctCAAGAGTGGCCTTGTGAAACATATCAAATATCACACGGGagagaaaccttttcagtgtgagcactgtcagaaatgttttactcaaAATAGTTACCTTGTGCGCCACATCAAATCTCACACgggagagaaaccctttcagtgtgagcactgtcagaaatgttttactctCAAGAGTTACCTTGTGCGTCACATCAGATCTCACACgggagagaaaccctttcagtgtgagcactgtcagaaatgttttactcaaAATAGTGACCTTGTGCGCCACATCAAATGTCACACgggagagaaaccctttcagtgtgagcactgtcagaaatgttttactttcAAGAGTAACCTTGTGCGTCACATCAGATCTCACACgggagagaaaccctttcagtgtgagcactgtcagaaatgttttactcaaAATAGTTACCTTGTGCGCCACATCAAATCTCACACGGGAGAGAAACCATTTgagtgtgagcactgtcagaaatgttttactctCAAGAGTGGCCTTGTGCGTCACATCAGATCTCACACGGGAGAGAAACCCTTccagtgtgagcactgtcagaaatgttttactctCAAGAGTGGCCTTGTGCGTCACATCAGATCTCACGGTAGAGAAAGcctttcagtgtga